A single window of Solea solea chromosome 9, fSolSol10.1, whole genome shotgun sequence DNA harbors:
- the fam43a gene encoding protein FAM43A: protein MLPWKKNKFDLIEEDKQSKQKGYAVSLNYSALTSFAKSCPESALNRVGNMFKSKRKKVKITSEDPTYTVLYLGNATTIQSKGDGCTDVAVSKIWGKSEMGKNGTKMRLTISHQGIRMVHMDDKAKRPGHLYLLHRITYCVADPRLPKIFAWIYRHEMKHKAVMLRCHAVLVSKPEKAKAMALLLYQTSATALAEFKRLKRRDDARHQQQQLIGEQTIPLVPIRKLLNGQCYYKPPVERSRSAPKLGSITEDLVGEEEEEKAMHFECEDILDTDDDCVTNGKQELTQIINDLGEMSIGNDVQTLKADLRVTRLLSGESTGSESSIESNQEPPLLTNGFSEVKVQEIA from the coding sequence ATGCTGCCTTGGAAGAAGAATAAGTTCGATCTGATTGAGGAAGACAAGCAGTCCAAGCAGAAAGGGTATGCGGTGAGTCTCAATTATTCTGCACTCACCTCATTTGCCAAGTCCTGCCCTGAGAGTGCGCTCAACAGGGTGGGCAACATGTTCAAGTCAAAGAGGAAAAAGGTGAAGATTACCAGTGAGGACCCCACATACACCGTGCTCTACCTGGGGAATGCCACCACCATCCAATCTAAAGGGGACGGCTGCACAGATGTGGCTGTGAGCAAGATCTGGGGCAAAAGTGAGATGGGCAAGAATGGCACCAAGATGAGGCTGACCATCAGCCATCAGGGCATCAGGATGGTGCACATGGACGACAAGGCCAAGAGGCCAGGACACTTGTACTTGCTGCACCGGATTACGTACTGCGTCGCAGACCCACGGCTACCCAAGATTTTTGCTTGGATTTACAGGCACGAGATGAAGCACAAGGCTGTGATGCTGCGCTGCCATGCGGTGCTGGTGTCCAAGCCGGAGAAGGCAAAGGCCATGGCACTGCTTCTGTACCAGACCTCGGCCACAGCTCTGGCTGAGTTCAAACGACTAAAACGGAGAGACGATGCCAGacaccaacagcagcagctaataGGAGAGCAGACCATTCCATTGGTCCCCATCAGAAAGCTACTAAACGGACAGTGTTACTACAAACCTCCTGTGGAGCGCAGTCGCAGTGCACCCAAGCTGGGCTCCATCACAGAGGACTTAgttggagaggaggaggaggagaaagcaaTGCACTTTGAGTGTGAGGACATTCTGGACACGGACGATGACTGTGTTACCAATGGTAAACAGGAGTTGACTCAGATAATTAATGACCTGGGAGAGATGAGCATAGGAAATGATGTGCAGACACTGAAAGCTGATCTTCGAGTAACCAGACTTCTCTCTGGAGAGAGCACAGGGAGTGAATCCTCCATAGAGAGCAACCAAGAGCCCCCTCTGCTCACTAATGGGTTTTCAGAGGTGAAGGTGCAGGAAATTGCCTGA